Genomic DNA from Amycolatopsis alba DSM 44262:
CCCGCCGAACCGGCCACCCCGTGCCCGCTCACGGACATCACCGCGGGCGCCGGTGCCCTGTTCGACGACACCACCAAGACCGAGGTCACCTTCTCCGAACGGGAACCGGTCATCGATTTCCCCGTCGAAGACACCGCCCGCGACGTCGTGATGTACACCCTGACCTCGGGAAGCCGCCGCGGCGATCCGCGTTCGTGGGTGCTGGAGGGATCCGACGACGGCGAGCGCTGGACGCTGCTGGACCAGCGTGAGGGCGAGACGTTCCGGTGGCGCCTTCAGACCCGTCCGTTCGCCCTCGCCGAGCCGGCGCGGCACGCCCGATACCGTCTTCGCATCACCTCGTCCACCGCCAGGCGGGTCACCCTCGCCCAAGGAGAGCTGCTCGCCCGATGATCTCCCGCATCACCCAGGCCACGACCGACCGTCTGGTCGCCTCCGACCCCGGCCTGGTCCGGCTCCGGCTCGCCTTCTCCGCCGTGCTCAGCATCGTCGTCGCGGTGCTGGCGATCCTGCCGTTCCACCAGCCGCTCACGGTCACCCTCGTCGCCGCGATCGCCGCGATGACCTCCGCCTTCACCGTCAACGACACGACCACGGGGCAGCAGGCGGTGACGCTGTTGCTCGGGCTGGTGCTCGGCGCGGCGTCGCTCACCGCGGCCAGTGTGGGTTCGGCGGTGCCGCCGCTGGACAGCGTCGTGTTCGTACTGTTGATCTTCGTCGCGGTCTACGCCCAGCGGTTCGGTTCACGCGGGATCGCGCTGGGGTCGCTGTCGTTCTTCCTGTTCTTCTTCGCGATGTTCCTGCAGACGCATCTGAAGCAGGTCCCGGTGCTGCTGCTGGCGCTGACCATCGGCATCGCGGCCAACGCGGTCGTCCGGTTCGTCCTGGTGCGCAAGCGCACCGACGCGGAGTTCCTCCGGATCCGGCGGGCGTTCCGGGCGAGGCTCGCCGCGGTGGTGCGGGCGGCCGAGGACCATCTCGCGGTGGGCGGCAGCGAGCGCACCCGCAAGCGGCTCCGCACGACGAACTCCCGCATGCACGAGTCGGTGCTGCTCATCGAGGACACCGCGCCCGAGGTGGCGGGCGCGGAGTCGGCGAACCGGCTCCGCCGTCGCGCGATCGAGGTCGAGCTGGCGGTGCAGTGGCTGACGATCACCGTGCAGCGCACCTGCGCCGAGGATCTCGACGAGGACGTCCGTGACGATCTGATCGCGCGGATGCGGCGGTTCCGGTCACTGATCGAGCGCGATCCGCGGGAGCTGCCGCTGATCAGCGAGACCGAAGAGTTCAGCAAGATGCTGGTGGAAGGCAGCCGGATCGACGAGCACGCCGCGCCCGGTGACGGAGTCCGCCGCGCCCTCGCCGAACTCGCGCTGGCCGACGTGCGGGCGCAGCGGGTCGCCGAGCACGACGTCTCCGATACCGCCGACGATCCCGAAGATCCCGACGAGGAGAAGTCTGCGGCGTTCGCGTACGACAACCAGACCCGCAGCGCCATTCAGGCCGTCGTGGGCGGCGGGCTCGCCGTTCTCGGCGGCGAGCTGGTGTCGAGCCAGCGGTGGTACTGGGCGGTGCTGACGGTGTTCGTGGTGTTCATCGGCTCGTCGACCGCGGGGGCGACGTTCGTCAAGGGTGTCCGGCGGCTCGGCGGGACCCTGATCGGGATCGTGGGCGGGCTGGTGCTGACGCTGGTGGTGTCGGGCAGTGTGCCCGCGACGCTGGCGCTGATCCTGGTGTGCGTGTTCGGCATGGTCTACATGGCGCGGGTGTCGCAGGTGATCATGGCGTTCTTCATCACCAGCATGCTCGGCCTGCTCTACAGCCTGCTGGGGACGTTCAGCCTCGAAGTGCTCTGGATCCGGGTCGCGGAGACCGCGGTGGGTGCGGCGGCCGGGGTGCTGGCGGCGGTGGTGATCGTGCCGGTGCGCACGCGCGCGGTGATGCTGGACGACGTCTCGGCGTTGCTTGACGAGCTGGACGAGTTCGTCGAGAAGGCCGCGGGCCTGCTGTCCGGTGCGGAGAACGTGAGTGTCATCGAGAAGTCGCGTGATCTGGACCGGGCGGTGGACAAGGTCCGCACGACGATCGAGCCGCTCACCCATCCGGTGAATCTCAGCAGCCGCCGTGACTACGGCTGGCATGTGCTCACGACGGTGGAGACGATCGCCTTCCGCGCCCGGCATGTCGCCGCGCGGTCGCAGGCCGGGCTGCTGGTCAACGAGGCGGATCGGCTGCTGCTGTACACCGGGCGGATCCGGGAGAACATCGTGGTGCTGGGGAAGGCGATCGGCGATCCCGGCGGTTCGGGGCACGGGACGCTGGTCCGGGACGACGGTACGCCGGTGGCGGACCGGATCGACGATCCGCGGGCGCGTTCGGTGCTCACCAGTCTCGGGCATCTCGACGAGACGGTGATCGCGCTGGGCCGCGCGTT
This window encodes:
- a CDS encoding FUSC family protein; protein product: MISRITQATTDRLVASDPGLVRLRLAFSAVLSIVVAVLAILPFHQPLTVTLVAAIAAMTSAFTVNDTTTGQQAVTLLLGLVLGAASLTAASVGSAVPPLDSVVFVLLIFVAVYAQRFGSRGIALGSLSFFLFFFAMFLQTHLKQVPVLLLALTIGIAANAVVRFVLVRKRTDAEFLRIRRAFRARLAAVVRAAEDHLAVGGSERTRKRLRTTNSRMHESVLLIEDTAPEVAGAESANRLRRRAIEVELAVQWLTITVQRTCAEDLDEDVRDDLIARMRRFRSLIERDPRELPLISETEEFSKMLVEGSRIDEHAAPGDGVRRALAELALADVRAQRVAEHDVSDTADDPEDPDEEKSAAFAYDNQTRSAIQAVVGGGLAVLGGELVSSQRWYWAVLTVFVVFIGSSTAGATFVKGVRRLGGTLIGIVGGLVLTLVVSGSVPATLALILVCVFGMVYMARVSQVIMAFFITSMLGLLYSLLGTFSLEVLWIRVAETAVGAAAGVLAAVVIVPVRTRAVMLDDVSALLDELDEFVEKAAGLLSGAENVSVIEKSRDLDRAVDKVRTTIEPLTHPVNLSSRRDYGWHVLTTVETIAFRARHVAARSQAGLLVNEADRLLLYTGRIRENIVVLGKAIGDPGGSGHGTLVRDDGTPVADRIDDPRARSVLTSLGHLDETVIALGRAFGVEATDPAPSGKG